From the Arcobacter arenosus genome, one window contains:
- a CDS encoding efflux RND transporter permease subunit — protein MNKIIEYFLENSRLNHTLLLFILIMGIFGYYKIPKEMFPTVTLESIQVNGSYSGASASSLNNFAVVELENQIDTISGIEEVSSTITNGSFSIKIELQDGVDKKEIQDEVKDAVSSAKKYFPSDMTEPTVSSVQRQMSLMNVSILSQNRSKKELLDISKDLKTKLLSVSNISEIQIYGDSELQIDILLDHKKIDMYGLESSSVISAIGNLSYIYPVAQIEQTGNHVYLSANNNKFNKTTWENTILKVDSKAVYLKDIANISIDYPIDETISRLNGQTTISFNIYKDDVGDSIAIAKKVKNILANYEQETEDLTMEITRDSSEPVDDRIKTIIANITLGLILVGLCMHLLISPRLSIVIVMGIPFSFILALLVIEQFGFSLNMISLMAMLISLGIVVDDAIIVSENIQRHLDEGKKLNDAVLIGAKEMIAPVLIAAFTTIFAFLPMLLISGELGNLMKLVPIVISVLIFASLIESFIFLPLHAKHILKRKDKMLDWTKAYNFYENILHKIIHFKKIFLLSFFIIVPALTYLLITNSRFQMMPDLDFGSITVSVKLDESLGLKETNEVVKKYEKLLLENKNEIFIKNIDTTVGRFSNIASDSETIENGFNLNIELEDFKEDNFLEKYVNPVLSLSFDFERKDKIRTIDTQTAMNQIRELINPLVKEDKAVEFNIVTRRIGIVKTDIELNLSSDDKSLLLKSIDKIKKELSNIDGVKDVTDNTQLGESEYKFSLNSYAQSLGLTDSTIATQVANFFMEKDQANTFNNDGVIDIITQSIYKDSIDEMKHFLINIDDKKIELQELVDFKIERNFEKIEKEDGEIQKKIYANIEKSVTSSNEVLAQIDPLLKEISNTNMKIFYGGEREKSAQMASDMLKAFLVGLFLIFLTLLINFPSFKSAFIILSVIPFTVFGAVLGHTIMGINLNSQSFIGMLGLAGVVINDGIIMLDFLHGTKNKSEFYKKAKQRVRPILITSITTILGLSTLIFFPTGESVMLQPIAISLGFGIAWGTILNLIYVPALYATIFKIKD, from the coding sequence ATGAATAAAATAATAGAATATTTTCTTGAAAATTCAAGGTTAAATCATACACTTTTACTTTTTATCTTGATAATGGGAATCTTTGGATATTACAAAATACCAAAAGAGATGTTTCCAACTGTCACATTAGAAAGTATACAAGTAAATGGAAGTTATAGTGGTGCTAGTGCAAGTAGTTTAAATAATTTTGCTGTTGTAGAGTTAGAAAATCAAATAGATACTATTTCTGGTATAGAAGAGGTAAGCTCAACTATTACAAATGGTAGTTTTTCAATTAAAATTGAACTACAAGATGGAGTAGATAAAAAAGAGATTCAAGATGAAGTAAAAGATGCTGTTAGTTCAGCTAAAAAATATTTCCCAAGTGATATGACAGAACCAACAGTTAGTTCTGTTCAAAGACAAATGTCATTGATGAACGTCTCAATTCTTTCTCAAAATAGATCAAAAAAAGAACTTCTTGATATCTCAAAAGACTTAAAAACAAAACTGCTTTCAGTTTCAAATATTAGTGAGATTCAAATATATGGTGATAGTGAACTTCAAATTGATATTTTACTAGACCATAAAAAAATTGATATGTATGGATTAGAAAGCTCTTCTGTTATTAGTGCTATTGGTAATTTATCCTATATATATCCTGTAGCACAAATAGAACAAACAGGTAATCATGTATATTTAAGTGCAAACAATAATAAGTTTAATAAAACCACTTGGGAAAATACTATATTAAAAGTTGACTCTAAAGCAGTCTATTTAAAAGATATTGCAAATATTTCAATTGATTATCCAATAGATGAGACTATCTCTAGATTAAATGGACAAACAACAATCTCATTTAACATATATAAAGATGATGTTGGTGATTCAATTGCTATAGCTAAAAAAGTTAAAAATATTTTAGCTAATTATGAACAAGAAACAGAAGATTTAACTATGGAAATTACTAGAGATAGTAGTGAACCTGTTGATGATAGAATTAAAACTATTATTGCAAATATCACCTTAGGTCTTATACTAGTTGGTTTATGTATGCACTTATTAATTAGCCCAAGGTTATCAATAGTAATTGTAATGGGGATTCCTTTTTCATTTATTTTAGCCTTATTAGTAATTGAACAATTCGGCTTTAGTTTAAATATGATTTCATTAATGGCAATGTTGATATCTTTAGGTATCGTAGTTGATGATGCAATTATTGTAAGTGAAAACATACAAAGACATCTTGATGAAGGTAAAAAGCTCAATGATGCAGTTTTAATTGGTGCAAAAGAGATGATTGCACCTGTTTTAATTGCTGCTTTTACTACAATATTTGCTTTTTTACCTATGCTTCTAATAAGTGGTGAATTAGGTAATCTTATGAAGCTTGTTCCAATTGTAATATCAGTACTTATTTTTGCATCATTAATTGAGTCATTTATTTTTCTTCCACTTCATGCAAAGCATATTTTAAAAAGAAAAGATAAAATGCTTGACTGGACAAAAGCTTACAACTTTTACGAAAATATTTTACATAAAATAATACATTTTAAAAAGATATTTCTTTTGTCTTTTTTTATCATTGTTCCTGCTTTAACTTATTTACTTATTACAAATAGTAGATTTCAAATGATGCCTGATTTAGATTTTGGAAGTATTACTGTATCAGTAAAATTAGATGAATCTTTAGGATTAAAAGAAACAAATGAAGTAGTTAAAAAATATGAAAAACTATTACTAGAAAATAAAAATGAGATTTTTATTAAAAATATTGACACCACCGTAGGTAGGTTTTCAAATATAGCAAGTGATAGTGAAACTATTGAAAATGGATTTAATTTAAATATTGAACTTGAAGATTTTAAAGAGGATAATTTTTTAGAAAAATATGTAAATCCCGTTTTAAGTCTTAGTTTTGATTTCGAAAGAAAGGATAAAATTCGAACTATTGACACACAAACAGCAATGAATCAAATAAGAGAGTTGATTAATCCTTTAGTAAAAGAAGATAAAGCAGTTGAATTTAATATTGTTACAAGAAGAATAGGTATTGTAAAAACTGATATTGAACTAAATTTAAGTAGCGATGATAAAAGTTTACTTCTTAAAAGTATCGATAAAATAAAAAAAGAATTATCAAATATAGATGGTGTAAAGGATGTAACAGATAATACCCAATTAGGTGAAAGTGAGTACAAGTTTTCATTAAATTCTTATGCACAATCTTTAGGGCTTACAGATAGTACAATTGCAACACAAGTTGCAAATTTCTTTATGGAAAAAGATCAAGCTAATACTTTTAACAATGACGGAGTAATTGATATTATAACTCAATCAATTTATAAAGATAGTATTGATGAGATGAAACACTTCTTAATTAATATAGATGACAAAAAAATTGAGCTACAAGAGTTAGTTGATTTCAAGATTGAAAGAAACTTTGAAAAAATAGAAAAAGAAGATGGTGAAATACAAAAGAAAATCTATGCAAATATAGAAAAAAGTGTAACAAGTTCAAATGAAGTATTAGCTCAAATTGATCCACTTTTAAAAGAGATTTCTAATACTAATATGAAGATTTTTTATGGGGGAGAGCGTGAAAAAAGTGCTCAAATGGCTAGTGATATGTTAAAAGCTTTTTTAGTTGGTTTATTTTTAATTTTCTTAACCTTATTAATAAACTTCCCATCTTTTAAAAGTGCTTTTATTATTCTTTCAGTTATTCCTTTTACAGTTTTTGGTGCTGTATTAGGACATACCATAATGGGAATAAATTTAAATTCCCAATCATTTATAGGTATGTTAGGCCTTGCAGGAGTTGTTATTAATGATGGTATTATTATGTTAGACTTTTTACATGGAACTAAAAATAAATCAGAGTTTTATAAAAAAGCTAAACAAAGGGTAAGACCTATATTAATTACATCAATTACAACTATCTTAGGTTTATCTACATTGATATTCTTCCCAACAGGAGAATCAGTTATGCTTCAACCAATTGCCATATCTTTAGGATTTGGTATAGCTTGGGGTACGATTTTAAATTTAATTTATGTACCAGCATTATATGCAACAATATTCAAAATAAAAGACTAA
- a CDS encoding EF-hand domain-containing protein, which produces MNISSIGLTSMMPSVSNISKDIISQTDTDSDSALSLEELGIDEELFNTLDSDSDGYATQAELSSAIESKLSEYGGSMPSPEEFSSLLSDLGLEIPEPPEKPSNNTDSMSGDFAAELMSAYDTDGDSLLTSEEVSLLSQEEFSSLDTDSDGSISTEELTSAINKVASGTTPPPAGGAPMGGGESSASSESEDEETYSEIDTNEDGVISREELEAYYGISNNSSEDESTETANDNSLQNIKMLMEALKSNSDDPIDQDSFSGMMKIINTQNNNSELNSYLSKSTSSSLFSYV; this is translated from the coding sequence ATGAACATATCTTCAATTGGTTTGACATCAATGATGCCATCGGTTAGTAATATTTCAAAAGATATAATATCTCAAACAGATACTGATTCAGATTCAGCATTAAGTTTAGAAGAATTAGGTATTGATGAAGAACTTTTTAATACCTTAGATAGTGACTCAGATGGTTATGCAACACAAGCAGAATTAAGTTCTGCAATAGAAAGTAAACTTTCTGAATATGGAGGTTCAATGCCTAGTCCAGAAGAATTTTCTTCTTTACTTTCAGACTTAGGCTTAGAGATACCAGAACCTCCTGAAAAACCAAGTAATAACACAGACTCTATGAGTGGTGATTTTGCTGCAGAATTAATGTCAGCATATGATACTGATGGGGATTCACTTCTTACAAGTGAAGAGGTTTCTTTGTTAAGCCAAGAGGAATTTTCTTCATTAGATACTGATAGCGATGGGTCAATATCAACAGAAGAATTAACATCTGCCATAAATAAAGTAGCAAGTGGTACTACACCACCACCAGCTGGTGGAGCTCCAATGGGAGGAGGAGAATCTTCAGCTAGTAGTGAAAGCGAAGATGAAGAAACTTACTCTGAGATTGACACAAATGAAGATGGGGTTATATCAAGGGAAGAATTAGAAGCATATTATGGTATTAGCAATAATTCAAGTGAAGATGAAAGTACTGAAACAGCTAATGATAATAGTCTTCAAAACATTAAAATGCTTATGGAAGCATTAAAATCAAATTCTGATGATCCTATTGACCAAGATAGTTTCAGTGGAATGATGAAAATCATCAATACTCAAAATAATAATAGTGAATTAAATTCTTATCTTTCAAAATCTACTTCAAGTTCGTTATTTAGCTACGTTTAG
- the fliD gene encoding flagellar filament capping protein FliD yields MADGILGLGSSGSLELNSELLEKLRAAEDTAYLDPITEDIEETELEIEAIDTIALKIDELYEVVQYFDLYTSDTNVFDEMTANTSGDSVSFDAADSSDLNPGTVTVSVEQLAKKDVYQSNLITDIEEELIDSDLTIDVGDESYTFDTSGMTYEDLVTEINYISSLEASLEEVGDNSYRLVIKSAESGLANSVTISQGDDLDLGFEEEENHVLTSQNLIATIDGVDYDISSNKVTLSSGLIISAVDEGNSSITITNDDSYVIEAIESLATIYNELVDLVSTYTDGDDDETGVIQDTSSIRSIMSEIKNIFYESYGLEDEESAFFYGISFDEDGYMEVDSDELADALANNYDDLKELFVGYAEKEGLATTLSNYLDDLDSLDGALTTYEDKLDNKLETLEEEYEEESERLDEKYSQMAEQFAAYTVIITEMENAFASLEMIINGDDD; encoded by the coding sequence ATGGCTGACGGAATATTAGGATTAGGAAGTTCTGGTAGTTTAGAATTAAATTCAGAACTATTAGAAAAATTAAGGGCAGCAGAGGATACTGCATATTTAGATCCAATTACTGAAGATATAGAAGAGACTGAATTAGAAATTGAAGCCATTGATACAATTGCTTTAAAAATTGATGAATTATATGAAGTAGTACAATATTTTGATTTATATACTAGTGATACTAATGTGTTTGATGAAATGACAGCAAATACATCAGGAGATTCAGTTTCTTTTGATGCCGCAGATTCAAGTGATTTAAACCCAGGTACAGTTACTGTTTCAGTTGAACAATTGGCAAAAAAAGATGTTTATCAATCAAATCTTATAACTGATATTGAAGAAGAATTAATAGATTCTGATTTAACTATTGATGTAGGTGACGAATCATATACTTTTGATACATCAGGTATGACATATGAAGATTTAGTGACTGAAATAAATTATATTAGTTCCTTAGAGGCATCTTTAGAAGAAGTTGGTGATAACTCGTATAGATTAGTTATTAAAAGTGCAGAAAGTGGTCTAGCTAATTCAGTAACAATAAGTCAAGGGGATGATTTAGATTTAGGTTTTGAGGAAGAAGAAAATCATGTATTAACTTCACAAAATTTAATTGCAACAATTGATGGAGTTGATTATGATATTTCATCTAATAAAGTTACATTAAGTAGTGGATTAATTATTAGTGCAGTTGATGAAGGAAATTCATCAATAACAATAACTAATGATGATAGTTATGTTATTGAGGCAATTGAAAGTTTAGCTACAATCTATAATGAACTTGTTGATTTAGTTTCTACATATACAGATGGTGACGATGATGAAACAGGAGTTATACAAGATACAAGTTCAATTAGATCTATTATGAGTGAAATAAAGAATATATTCTATGAATCATATGGATTAGAGGATGAAGAATCAGCGTTTTTTTATGGAATTTCTTTTGATGAAGATGGTTATATGGAAGTTGATTCTGACGAGTTGGCTGATGCTTTAGCAAATAATTATGATGATTTAAAAGAACTATTTGTAGGATATGCAGAAAAAGAAGGTTTAGCTACAACATTAAGTAATTATCTTGATGATTTAGATTCTTTAGATGGTGCTTTAACTACATATGAAGATAAGTTAGATAATAAACTTGAAACTTTAGAAGAAGAATATGAAGAAGAATCAGAAAGACTTGATGAAAAATATTCACAAATGGCTGAACAATTTGCTGCATATACAGTAATTATTACTGAAATGGAAAATGCTTTTGCTTCATTAGAAATGATTATTAATGGAGATGATGATTAG
- the flgK gene encoding flagellar hook-associated protein FlgK has protein sequence MINSLYTAQSGLFTSRSQIDVTSNNIANENTEGYKKRVSDTSEVDSLEDNIGNGVSFDSVSRTTNQYLYTQILNQSSKQSYYEQQDTTLSQIEIIFQETDTSGLSTTLSDFFNSIESLRSDPTDSIYASEVESNTELLITSLQGLYSDLEDLEDSISSQLEDEVSEVNTILEDIVYINEQIQNSSESRNDLLDKQDQLEFELAQYVDIEVDTSNDNYDLKIGGVTAIFNGTNLHEVSIVEEDGDTSLTIYNNELEMSSGSLKSLTQNLSSDSAIYEAMESLDDFASALITEFNSASSTTIFSGDSVSNMELVDGVIDSLSSDDLENIAQIQWGEGYSIGDFSGSFTEYYQDFLVGISSSVEDNAFILETQEAVVQSLKSKYEEETSVDSDEEMINLIQYQAAYEANAKVITVVDEMLQTILDM, from the coding sequence ATGATAAATTCTTTGTATACAGCTCAATCAGGACTGTTTACTTCTAGGTCTCAAATTGATGTAACTTCTAATAATATTGCTAATGAAAATACAGAAGGTTATAAAAAAAGAGTAAGTGATACAAGTGAAGTTGATTCATTAGAAGATAATATTGGTAATGGTGTATCTTTTGATAGTGTTAGTAGAACTACAAATCAATATCTTTATACCCAAATACTAAATCAATCAAGTAAACAGTCTTATTATGAACAACAAGATACTACTTTATCACAAATTGAAATTATTTTTCAAGAAACAGATACAAGTGGTCTATCAACTACATTAAGTGATTTTTTTAATTCAATTGAGAGTTTAAGAAGTGACCCAACTGATTCAATTTATGCCAGTGAAGTTGAAAGTAATACAGAGTTATTAATTACTTCATTACAAGGTCTATATAGTGATTTAGAAGATTTAGAAGATTCTATTTCATCTCAATTAGAAGATGAAGTTTCAGAAGTAAATACTATATTAGAAGATATTGTTTATATAAATGAACAAATTCAAAATAGTAGTGAATCTAGAAATGACTTACTTGATAAACAAGACCAACTAGAATTTGAACTTGCTCAATATGTTGATATTGAAGTTGATACTTCAAATGATAATTATGATTTAAAAATTGGTGGAGTAACAGCTATATTTAATGGCACAAATTTGCATGAAGTTTCAATTGTAGAAGAAGATGGTGATACATCCTTAACCATTTATAATAATGAACTTGAAATGTCTAGTGGGTCATTAAAATCTTTAACACAAAATTTATCATCTGATTCTGCAATATATGAAGCTATGGAAAGTTTAGATGATTTTGCTTCGGCTTTAATTACTGAATTTAATAGTGCTAGTTCAACAACAATTTTTAGTGGAGATTCCGTTAGCAATATGGAATTAGTTGATGGTGTAATAGATAGTTTAAGTAGTGATGATTTAGAAAATATTGCACAAATACAATGGGGAGAAGGTTACTCAATTGGTGATTTTTCTGGTTCCTTTACAGAATACTATCAAGATTTTCTAGTGGGCATATCTTCTTCTGTAGAAGATAATGCATTTATACTAGAAACTCAAGAAGCAGTTGTTCAATCTTTAAAGTCCAAATATGAAGAAGAAACTAGTGTAGATAGTGATGAAGAGATGATTAACTTAATACAGTATCAAGCAGCATATGAAGCTAATGCAAAAGTTATAACTGTTGTAGATGAAATGCTACAAACAATTTTAGATATGTAG
- the flgL gene encoding flagellar hook-associated protein FlgL: protein MVSSINSIMYNLELLNEKNAKVTYSLSSGNAIQNGSDDSILYNQILTIQNSLDSYNGISELISYSSSYNSSSDSSMSSVKSATESIIAGLLQANTDTTSWTDKQTIADVIEGYKETLYSLANTSIDNQYIFSGLNTDTQPFVMDETTKKVAYVSDNSTKTLNVEKGTYANQGVNGIEAFYYEDSTASNGESITISENQIILDNSGNQWQLMDSNNDGSIDGLYLDGDLSSTSISVTDNLDDTYTFTNSTLSSLTSMNSVFDLLDEMINTLNLVDSDGNSITEDEGGNILSSLIDEINTAYDSQNIAHALVGTRTNTIERYQEIIDSKITNLTILEKEFASADLTSLAVEAQSLENTYTALYSTINRVNSLSLVNYLS from the coding sequence ATGGTTAGTTCTATTAATTCTATAATGTACAATCTTGAATTGTTAAATGAAAAAAATGCTAAGGTTACTTATAGCCTTAGCAGTGGAAATGCTATACAAAATGGCAGTGATGATAGTATTCTATATAACCAAATCTTAACTATACAAAATAGCTTAGATTCATATAATGGTATATCAGAACTAATTTCTTATAGTAGTTCTTATAATTCATCTAGTGATTCTTCAATGAGTTCAGTTAAAAGTGCAACAGAATCTATAATTGCTGGATTACTACAAGCAAATACAGACACAACTTCTTGGACAGATAAACAAACTATAGCAGATGTAATTGAAGGATATAAAGAAACACTTTATTCTTTAGCAAATACTTCTATAGACAATCAATATATATTTTCTGGTTTAAATACTGACACACAACCTTTTGTAATGGATGAAACTACAAAAAAAGTAGCATATGTAAGTGACAATTCAACTAAAACATTAAATGTTGAAAAAGGTACATATGCAAATCAAGGTGTTAATGGTATTGAAGCTTTTTATTATGAAGATTCAACTGCTAGTAATGGTGAATCAATAACTATTAGTGAAAATCAAATTATTTTAGATAATAGTGGAAATCAATGGCAACTAATGGATTCAAATAATGATGGATCAATTGATGGTTTATATTTAGATGGAGACCTATCATCAACTTCAATTTCTGTTACAGATAATTTAGATGATACATATACTTTTACAAATAGTACATTAAGTTCATTAACATCAATGAATTCAGTATTTGATTTATTAGATGAAATGATAAATACACTAAATTTAGTAGATAGTGATGGTAATTCTATAACGGAAGATGAAGGTGGTAATATTTTAAGTTCATTAATTGATGAAATTAATACTGCATATGATTCACAAAATATTGCCCATGCATTAGTTGGTACTAGAACAAATACAATTGAACGTTATCAAGAAATTATAGATTCAAAAATTACAAATCTAACAATACTAGAAAAAGAGTTTGCAAGTGCAGATTTAACATCACTAGCTGTTGAAGCACAATCACTAGAAAACACTTATACGGCGCTTTATTCAACAATAAATAGAGTAAACAGTCTTTCATTAGTTAATTATTTAAGTTAG
- a CDS encoding flagellar hook-basal body complex protein: protein MIGALWTGISGLASQQVALDNESNNIANVNTVGYKASRVSFADLMYQDSIGKGSTVTSAEKQYTQGSLNLTGSSYDMALNGDGFFVVKDVSTTGTSETYYTRAGNFRMGDNGTLQDASGNEVQGWAMSTIDTENDVVSTNSNLTSFTSDFTSIAGNQIIQFSNKIQTFTAKTTDYTSTATSDSEELSGSGVKTMSTKISDVEALISEYEAALEEYALDPDVTSSPAIAQQTVIDFPEGTDSSLNSEGDQIYVYINGDKITQDYISVTTTETLTSTDLDGDGTVDSDDQNIAASRIATYKALADEISNVTGLNAYTVSETTTSTDTIYAQSTDSSDVLEGIIKIDSIIPGEAFTVGDVSEVNGSIETAGTSTTITESVDGSGEGKVESIMEALKDAVTGSQQDIYQDTDVLSDDDGTAITWATGDTLSYTLNVNGVDVTVTSANTLTTYAEAMEDLITKINASDMQTEIQAININGNLVIESKESGEEFSGVLSFTDSSTSTTYEKEKNLDLSGSTGAGAEFMQIISTIDQTTSQSSLQLSLESLGLTDSAFGEFSVDDNGVITMTQDGVDYAIGQVAIAQFNNNIGLESVGDNLLASTNSSGEAIYTINNENSTTVEGETLELSTADLSESLVNLMVFQRAFEANSKSITTADDILTTLIQMKR from the coding sequence ATGATTGGTGCATTATGGACTGGAATTTCGGGATTAGCTTCTCAACAAGTTGCCCTTGACAACGAATCAAATAATATTGCAAATGTTAATACTGTAGGATATAAAGCTTCTAGAGTTTCATTCGCTGATTTGATGTATCAAGATAGTATTGGTAAAGGTTCAACTGTAACAAGTGCAGAGAAACAATATACTCAAGGAAGTTTAAACTTAACAGGTTCATCATATGATATGGCATTAAATGGAGATGGATTTTTTGTTGTAAAAGATGTTAGTACAACTGGAACTTCTGAAACATATTATACAAGAGCTGGTAACTTTAGAATGGGTGATAATGGTACTTTGCAAGATGCTTCTGGAAATGAAGTACAAGGTTGGGCAATGAGTACTATTGATACTGAAAATGATGTAGTTTCAACAAACTCTAACTTAACATCATTTACAAGTGATTTTACAAGTATTGCCGGAAATCAAATTATCCAATTTTCAAATAAAATTCAAACATTTACAGCCAAAACAACAGACTATACATCTACAGCTACTAGTGATTCTGAAGAATTGTCTGGTTCTGGAGTTAAAACAATGTCAACTAAAATCTCTGATGTTGAAGCGTTGATTTCTGAATATGAAGCTGCACTTGAAGAGTATGCCTTAGATCCTGATGTTACCTCATCACCTGCAATTGCTCAACAAACAGTTATAGATTTTCCAGAGGGTACAGACTCATCTTTAAATAGTGAAGGTGATCAAATTTATGTATATATTAATGGAGATAAAATTACACAAGATTATATAAGTGTTACCACAACAGAAACATTAACATCTACAGATTTAGATGGTGATGGTACTGTAGATAGTGATGATCAGAATATTGCTGCTAGTAGAATAGCTACATATAAAGCTTTAGCAGATGAAATATCAAATGTTACTGGACTAAATGCTTATACAGTAAGTGAAACCACTACATCTACAGATACTATTTATGCCCAAAGTACTGATTCAAGTGATGTTTTAGAAGGAATTATAAAAATTGATTCAATTATTCCAGGTGAAGCATTTACTGTAGGAGATGTATCAGAAGTAAACGGTTCAATTGAGACAGCTGGTACAAGTACTACTATTACTGAATCTGTGGATGGTTCAGGGGAGGGTAAAGTTGAATCTATTATGGAAGCATTAAAAGATGCTGTTACAGGAAGCCAACAAGATATTTATCAAGATACAGATGTTTTATCAGATGATGATGGTACAGCTATTACATGGGCTACAGGAGATACATTATCATATACATTAAATGTAAATGGGGTTGATGTAACAGTTACAAGTGCTAATACATTAACAACTTATGCGGAAGCTATGGAAGATTTAATAACTAAAATCAATGCATCAGATATGCAAACTGAAATTCAGGCAATAAACATTAATGGAAACTTAGTAATAGAATCAAAAGAAAGTGGTGAAGAGTTTTCAGGAGTATTAAGTTTTACAGATTCTTCTACTTCAACTACTTATGAAAAAGAGAAAAATTTAGACTTAAGTGGAAGTACTGGAGCAGGAGCTGAGTTTATGCAAATTATTTCAACTATTGATCAAACAACTTCTCAATCATCTTTACAATTAAGTCTTGAATCACTTGGATTAACAGACTCTGCATTTGGAGAGTTCTCTGTAGATGATAATGGTGTTATTACTATGACTCAAGATGGAGTTGATTATGCAATTGGTCAAGTTGCAATTGCCCAATTTAACAACAATATTGGTCTTGAATCAGTTGGAGACAATTTGCTTGCTAGTACAAATTCAAGTGGTGAAGCTATATATACTATTAACAATGAAAACTCTACAACTGTAGAAGGTGAAACACTAGAGCTAAGTACAGCTGATTTAAGTGAGAGTCTTGTAAATCTAATGGTTTTTCAAAGGGCATTTGAAGCAAACTCAAAATCAATTACAACTGCAGATGATATTTTAACAACATTAATTCAGATGAAAAGATAG
- a CDS encoding flagellar hook assembly protein FlgD: MSTAIDGITSTSSTDAYGNTYTTAISGNDALASEDFITLMLTELSMQDPTEPVDSSSMLDDQLALQTLETNITLTESMESLATSFAQSALSDSASLIGNIVETSETDDSGNTVQYRVSSVASTDGTIYLTAYAIEDYYDIYSFTEVDSTSTVTDSESEDATLTVTNSSGNEYEISTYGKTYEELAEELNTIDGINATLSETSDGTYQLVMTVSGGGSSLSSSDVDFGYSLENATSYNSEAETLLYTNVTRIY, encoded by the coding sequence ATGTCTACAGCAATTGATGGTATTACATCTACTAGTTCTACCGATGCCTATGGAAATACATATACTACAGCAATAAGTGGAAATGATGCTCTTGCAAGTGAAGATTTCATTACTTTAATGTTAACTGAACTATCCATGCAAGATCCTACTGAACCTGTTGATTCAAGTTCTATGCTTGATGACCAACTTGCACTTCAAACTCTTGAAACAAATATTACGTTAACCGAATCAATGGAATCTTTAGCAACTTCATTTGCTCAATCAGCACTTTCTGATTCTGCTTCATTAATTGGTAATATTGTTGAAACTAGTGAAACTGATGATTCTGGTAATACAGTTCAATATAGAGTTTCTTCTGTGGCAAGCACAGATGGAACAATTTATCTAACAGCTTATGCAATTGAAGATTATTATGATATTTATAGTTTTACCGAAGTTGATTCAACTTCAACTGTAACTGATTCAGAGAGTGAAGATGCAACGTTAACAGTAACAAATAGTTCAGGTAATGAATATGAAATATCTACTTATGGTAAAACTTATGAAGAACTCGCTGAAGAGTTAAATACTATTGATGGAATAAATGCTACTTTAAGTGAAACTAGTGACGGAACTTATCAATTAGTTATGACTGTAAGTGGTGGTGGAAGTTCTTTATCTTCATCAGATGTTGATTTTGGATATTCATTAGAAAATGCAACTTCATATAATTCTGAGGCAGAAACACTTTTATATACAAATGTAACTAGAATTTACTAA